In one window of Synchiropus splendidus isolate RoL2022-P1 chromosome 15, RoL_Sspl_1.0, whole genome shotgun sequence DNA:
- the LOC128772171 gene encoding uncharacterized protein LOC128772171 isoform X1: MRGGEEDDRWASWMRGFRTSRGAARVFSMWKDDQGPLKEPQAKRAMQSTTHTDNGPDLEGTPPAADPESVDGTAHSQPQDESITADQTSVPSLATKTAPDSAKIAGSDAKDGKKQAVKLLGKRFAPSNPLKMDMTKPVVLPLTSSELSLQCLECHIIFSDHRSKERHLKLSHPAEYEQCILRNAVFTCYVCERHFTNSTELMAHQKSHTERTPFRCPLCSQAFKRSSELTVHKKSHFGQNGYACTECGKPCKTMTLLKYHQRTHSGDRPYVCKECGLRFSLPSTLHKHVLSHLPEGDPQRLGKKGGEPPLPCTVCKATFKSPKTLRRHFNSKHRLTPLGSSNRKATWQLVKHNSPVIVPINVSQPSLLQVEPNGPLQKVDSNIDTEQICRLIESLENVKKVNQLVVLGQVPPNAPPLEVQQILGPVQPQNPQLAPPQIDFVGLKQTERKTLKLDLSCSQKSVFMDIPFILEPITPEGPLEDTSFVDSSAVSGENEVPKPQMGPSGESMSQVFPIVGAISAEPEPIAQLLGDGDSIDLEQTVILELTPADELEPPQNGPQHEGDPMELISTDQEKSQGLPGSESETSLLLSEQLHVSEPEGTDLPSCQPNSPKPVASEDQPPENKTPPPQSQSEPNPQAEAGSDVPVNESSDLGAEKEVQKKPAVEGEAEVGKKDEEAISKPKSSPKEKVRPKMDPVSAPPEIALSIMSAQELVKVRKRKPNRAYFYQEYIQELVGSMRKKDFQVAAKPAKRPKESRLVVKFGPPSAKKSKKQMKSQQEPVKGKAKTITKKKVPSPKKAADGDKKVSPATSPGKKKAPGTTVKKDEKPKEEKKKKVKKQDELLGDGLSKSKATLKKKMHSKVVQNDVQDKKVKKKKEGKAESSELPSPHVTQESLLLLKGHKQPQLKINKLDPLKTSGPQVSDSEASPQSKSTAEPAEGQKKGRVSKKTQKALSLLSTMQASRQSTESLLGKPKPPRKRKASSKMEEEGVITSKCALECQDCGENFSDLSCLQQHKTSAHIVESPGLTYTNGNVFEGVTVCHLDQRRPKKKVAEVLSPSAGWDTEPETATDLQEQRLSFPALIPSPSLPAVPFDSDASWNSAADPDALLAPISDNEFPPEQLEPSRASCPSAVSGSEPSGLVAAAAEDQQDDKDNVKEDVDLQDVDLITVGEQNGTSHDGERVKTAAAAYELSGSSRTSQSVRHVEIKEEEEEVSVQRSWRKRSSADEAAESDSDCRVVNEGMSEESEPGQTLGPAEASGPMAADQAGVDEEELRNSPGVILEKVVPAEHRAAGELHHMMPRRKKRRRGWEFAHQPPRRREIKVEEVPSRCETRESGDISSVLVKEETTLELEEAGDSAGSGHMRWNVEQVGPEKTPSPLTSAVEAEDTNNDCSVAAETSANQCIFYPVKQEEREILLGDAGEENEGLESRELPETHKAWPGTGGTAPDDQDWRPHQEPGAADADDEQLDLRSFLLENSHSEDEQGVDTSAEQVDSEERILASYYKNKHSCLRRTDLAAHSVSAEPSSYHSSTRKPIHYFSEYFGADAWEEIANCTNATSTTPDQVTAREVAQFVGIHIAMGTLKFPSPHLYWEDLTKVPLICEAMSLSRFRQLSRTLRLASAAKGGGELTPGTFPNAFKDRTMAGGGSHLGQTDPLWKVRPILRRFHEACPALAQKGDYAVDQHPLPLRGTMRRQEQSLQCTTLIQLGGLLSHVDLALDWSEKEAAVEKMSPKGSMLFLCQRELSTPAMLERLIAAGVYGAGRVEGDRGQIGDEFVSSDGKLMLRRSHCGFILSTAGIGRRNVASLTEHFEQAQASARLNADLRSLYSIPLTSASPRCWPLTVLWHLTDAALVNSWLVHRREHAPAPLTLMAFRLEVSKALILSSGSDTQDSVPPQPPVEEAHATSETPNPTVIEECPLPDEATRYDGAGHWPEQLAEGEGGRCRFRDCQRTSRVLCLKCCVFLCISRNHNCFLNFHHQGSLGKE, from the exons AtgagaggtggagaggaagacgacCGGTGGGCTTCATGGATGCGAGGATTCAGGACATCAAGAGGTGCTGCCAGAGTATTCTCAATGTGGAAAGATGATCAG GGACCACTGAAGGAGCCACAAGCAAAGAGAGCCATGCAGAGTACGACCCACACAGACAATGGACCAGATCTTGAGGGGACCCCTCCAGCAGCTGATCCAGAGTCTGTGGATGGAACTGCTCACAGCCAGCCTCAGGATGAAAGCATCACGGCGGACCAGACTTCAGTCCCAAGTCTTGCCACCAAAACAGCTCCGGACTCGGCAAAAATCGCTGGATCTGATGCGAAAGACGGAAAGAAACAAGCTGTGAAACTTCTGGGCAAAAGGTTTGCTCCTTCTAACCCTCTGAAGATGGACATGACGAAGCCGGTGGTTCTTCCTCTGACTT CCTCCGAGCTCTCCCTGCAGTGCTTGGAGTGCCACATCATCTTCAGCGACCACAGGAGTAAAGAGCGCCACCTGAAGCTGAGCCACCCGGCGGAGTACGAGCAGTGCATCCTGAGGAACGCCGTCTTCACCTGCTACGTGTGCGAGCGCCATTTCACCAACTCCACCGAGCTCATGGCGCACCAGAAAAGCCACACGGAGAGGACGCCCTTCCGCTGTCCGCTCTGCAGCCAGGCCTTCAAAAGGTCCTCCGAGCTCACGGTCCACAAGAAGTCCCACTTTGGCCAGAACGGTTATGCCTGCACGGAGTGTGGCAAGCCGTGTAAAACCATGACCCTGCTGAAGTACCACCAGCGCACGCACAGCGGGGACCGACCCTATGTGTGCAAGGAATGCGGCCTGAGGTTCAGCTTGCCCAGCACTCTGCATAAACATGTCCTGTCACACCTGCCTGAAGGGGACCCCCAAAGACTCGGCAAAAAAGGCG GCGAACCTCCCCTCCCTTGCACCGTCTGTAAGGCCACCTTCAAGTCACCAAAGACTCTGCGCCGCCACTTCAACTCCAAGCACCGCTTGACTCCTTTGGGGTCCAGCAACCGCAAGGCGACGTGGCAGCTAGTGAAGCACAACTCTCCCGTCATCGTTCCCATCAACGTCAGCCAACCGTCCCTGTTACAAGTGGAGCCCAATGGGCCCCTGCAGAAGGTCGACTCCAACATCGACACGGAGCAGATTTGCAGACTCATCGAGTCTTTGGAAAACGTGAAGAAGGTGAACCAGCTGGTGGTTCTGGGGCAGGTGCCGCCCAACGCGCCTCCTCTTGAGGTGCAGCAGATACTTGGACCGGTACAGCCTCAAAATCCACAACTGGCGCCACCTCAAATTGATTTTGTTGGATTAAAACAGACAGAGCGAAAGACTCTTAAACTGGATTTGTCCTGCAGCCAAAAATCTGTCTTTATGGACATTCCCTTTATATTGGAACCCATCACTCCAGAGGGGCCGTTAGAGGACACTTCCTTTGTGGATTCCTCTGCAGTCTCAGGTGAGAATGAAGTTCCAAAACCTCAAATGGGCCCAAGTGGCGAGAGCATGAGTCAAGTCTTCCCCATAGTCGGCGCTATCTCAGCGGAGCCTGAGCCCATCGCTCAGCTGTTGGGCGACGGAGATTCCATTGACCTGGAGCAAACGGTCATACTGGAGCTGACGCCTGCCGACGAGCTGGAGCCGCCTCAGAACGGGCCGCAACACGAGGGAGATCCGATGGAGTTGATCAGCACTGACCAGGAGAAGTCTCAGGGCCTCCCAGGGAGTGAGAGTGAAACCAGCCTGCTGCTCTCTGAGCAACTTCATGTGTCAGAACCTGAAGGAACTGATTTGCCGTCCTGCCAACCGAACTCGCCCAAACCAGTCGCAAGTGAAGACCAGCCACCTGAGAACAAAACGCCCCCACCTCAGAGCCAATCAGAACCCAACCCTCAAGCCGAGGCCGGTTCCGATGTACCGGTGAACGAGAGCTCAGATCTTGGCGCGGAAAAAGAAGTTCAAAAGAAGCCTGCCGTGGAAGGAGAAGCTGAAGTTGGAAAGAAAGACGAAGAGGCGATATCCAAACCCAAGAGCTCCCCCAAAGAGAAAGTCCGTCCGAAGATGGACCCCGTGTCGGCGCCCCCAGAGATTGCTCTCAGCATCATGTCGGCTCAGGAACTTGTGAAAGTACGGAAGAGGAAGCCGAACAGAGCCTACTTCTACCAGGAGTACATCCAAGAACTGGTGGGATCCATGAGGAAAAAGGACTTCCAGGTCGCAGCCAAACCCGCCAAACGCCCCAAAGAGTCCCGCCTTGTGGTGAAATTCGGTCCACCCAGCGCAAAGAAAAGcaagaaacaaatgaagagcCAACAAGAACCGGTGAaaggaaaagcaaaaacaatcaCCAAGAAAAAAGTGCCTTCCCCGAAGAAGGCCGCTGACGGGGATAAGAAAGTGTCTCCGGCCACTTCCCCCGGGAAAAAGAAGGCTCCGGGTACTACGGTGAAGAAGGACGAAAAGcccaaggaggagaagaagaaaaaggtgaagaagcaggaTGAGTTGTTGGGCGACGGTTTGAGCAAATCGAAGGcgactttaaaaaagaaaatgcactcCAAAGTCGTACAGAACGATGTGCAGGacaagaaggtgaagaagaaaaaagagggaaaagCAGAGAGTTCTGAGCTTCCCAGTCCACACGTGACGCAAGAGTCTCTTCTGCTCCTGAAAGGTCACAAACAGCCAcagctcaaaataaataaactggacCCCCTAAAGACTTCGGGGCCACAAGTGAGCGACAGCGAAGCGTCGCCACAGAGCAAGAGCACAGCGGAACCTgctgaaggacagaagaagggaCGAGTGAGCAAGAAGACCCAGAAGGCTCTGTCTTTACTGTCTACTATGCAGGCGTCCAGGCAGTCGACCGAGTCGCTGCTGGGCAAACCCAAACCCCCTCGGAAGCGAAAGGCCTCCtcaaagatggaggaggagggggtgatcACGTCCAAGTGTGCCTTAGAGTGTCAGGACTGTGGAGAGAACTTCAGCGACCTCTCCTGCCTGCAGCAGCACAAGACCAGCGCGCACATCGTGGAGAGTCCCGGCTTGACGTACACCAACGGGAACGTCTTTGAGGGCGTCACCGTCTGTCACCTCGATCAGCGGCGTCCGAAGAAGAAGGTGGCTGAAGTTCTGAGCCCGTCAGCAGGCTGGGACACTGAGCCCGAGACGGCCACGGACCTGCAAGAGCAGCGCCTCTCTTTCCCTGCTTTAATCCCCTCCCCGTCTTTACCTGCCGTGCCTTTCGACTCGGACGCCAGCTGGAATTCAGCCGCAGACCCAGACGCTCTCCTGGCTCCCATTTCCGACAATGAGTTCCCACCGGAGCAGCTGGAGCCCAGCAGAGCTTCATGTCCCTCAGCTGTCTCAGGTTCTGAGCCCAGTGGTCTAGTGGCGGCGGCAGCGGAGGATCAGCAAGACGACAAAGACAATGTTAAAGAGGATGTGGATCTCCAGGACGTGGATTTGATCACTGTTGGGGAGCAGAACGGGACCAGCCACGACGGCGAGCGCGTCAAAACGGCGGCGGCCGCGTATGAGTTGAGTGGAAGCAGCCGAACTTCACAGTCTGTTCGCCATGTCGAGatcaaagaggaggaggaggaagtgtcggtccagaggagctggaggaagagaagcagCGCGGATGAAGCCGCTGAGTCGGACAGTGATTGTCGGGTGGTCAATGAAGGAATGTCTGAGGAGAGTGAACCGGGCCAGACTCTGGGTCCTGCTGAGGCGTCTGGTCCTATGGCCGCAGACCAAGCAGGTGTGGATGAGGAAGAGCTCAGGAACTCTCCCGGTGTCATCCTGGAGAAGGTGGTGCCTGCTGAACACCGAGCCGCTGGAGAGCTTCACCACATGATGccaaggaggaagaagaggaggcgg GGTTGGGAGTTTGCACATCAGCCTCCTCGGAGACGGGAgatcaaggtggaggaggttcCCTCCCGGTGTGAGACCAGAGAGAGTGGGGACATCAGCAGCGTCCTGGTCAAGGAGGAGACCaccctggagctggaggaggctgggGACTCGGCCGGGAGTGGACACATGCGATGGAACGTGGAGCAAGTCGGCCCTGAAAAAACACCTTCTCCTC TCACCTCAGCGGTGGAGGCGGAGGACACTAACAACGACTGCAGCGTTGCCGCTGAGACCAGCGCCAACCAGTGCATCTTCTACCCGgtgaagcaggaggagagagagatccTGCTGGGAGATGCTGGGGAGGAGAACGAAGGTTTGGAGAGCAGAGAGTTGCCTGAGACGCACAAGGCTTGGCCTGGGACGG GGGGTACAGCTCCGGATGACCAGGACTGGAGACCACATCAGGAACCAGGAGCTGCTGACGCGGACG ACGAGCAGCTGGACCTGCGCAGCTTTCTCCTGGAAAATTCCCACTCTGAAGATGAGCAAGGTGTGGACACGTCTGCAGAGCAGGTGGACTCAGAGGAGCGAATCCTGGCCAGTTACTACAAGAACAAGCACAGCTGCCTCCGCCGCACGGACCTGGCTGCCCACAG TGTATCAGCCGAGCCGTCGTCCTaccacagcagcaccaggaAGCCCATCCACTACTTCTCGGAGTATTTCGGAGCGGATGCGTGGGAGGAAATCGCCAACTGCACAAACGCAACTTCCACCACTCCGGACCAGGTCACAGCCCGAGAGGTGGCACAGTTCGTCGGGATCCACATCGCCATGGGAACGCTGAAG TTCCCGAGTCCTCATCTCTACTGGGAGGACCTGACTAAGGTTCCGTTGATCTGTGAAGCCATGTCGCTGTCGCGCTTCCGTCAGCTGTCGAGGACCTTGAGGTTGGCCTCAGCCGCCAAAGGTGGGGGAGAACTAACCCCTGGCACATTCCCAAATGCGTTTAAGGACAGGACTATGGCAGGTGGAGGCTCCCACCTGGGACAGACAGATCCGCTCTGGAAGGTCCGGCCGATATTGCGCCGCTTCCACGAGGCGTGCCCGGCGCTCGCACAAAAAGGCGACTACGCGGTCGATCAGCATCCACTTCCTCTGCGTGGGACCATGAGGAGGCAGGAGCAGTCGCTGCAGTGCACCACGCTGATACAGTTGGGCGGTTTGCTCTCGCATGTGGATCTGGCTCTGGACTGGTCAGAAAAAGAAGCCGCTGTGGAGAAGATGTCCCCCAAGGGGAGCATGCTGTTCCTCTGCCAGCGCGAGCTCTCCACGCCTGCCATGCTGGAGCGCCTGATCGCGGCCGGTGTGTACGGTGCCGGTCGTGTGGAGGGAGACCGGGGGCAGATCGGGGATGAGTTTGTGAGCTCGGACGGAAAGCTGATGTTGCGCCGCTCGCACTGCGGCTTCATTCTCTCCACCGCAGGAATCGGCCGCAGGAACGTAGCCTCGCTGACCGAGCACTTCGAGCAGGCGCAGGCTTCGGCTCGCCTCAACGCAGACCTGCGAAGTCTTTACAGCATCCCTCTCACGTCTGCGTCTCCACGCTGCTGGCCTCTGACCGTCCTCTGGCACCTGACGGACGCCGCTCTGGTCAACTCCTGGCTCGTGCACCGACGCGAACACGCCCCTGCACCTTTAACCCTCATGGCCTTCAGACTTGAAGTCTCCAAGGCTTTAATactctccagtggatcagacaCTCAGGACTCGGTGCCACCTCAACCTCCTGTAGAGGAGGCCCATGCTACTTCTGAGACCCCAAATCCCACTGTGATCGAGGAGTGTCCTCTCCCGGATGAGGCCACGCGGTACGACGGGGCGGGGCACTGGCCCGAGCAGCtggctgaaggagaaggagggaggtgTCGCTTCAGAGACTGCCAGCGAACGTCCAGGGTTCTCTGCCTTAAGTGCTGCGTCTTTCTCTGCATCTCTCGCAACCACAACTGctttttaaacttccaccaccAAGGCAGTTTGGGGAAAGAGTAG